From the Pseudarthrobacter sp. MM222 genome, one window contains:
- a CDS encoding carbon storage regulator has translation MLVLTRKPGEQIMIGDGIVITVLEGRGDGVRIGIEAPRGVPIQRKEVIEAIAAANLAAAEAGAGSGPDAEDALRGLLPPAPAGSSD, from the coding sequence ATGCTGGTACTCACACGCAAGCCGGGCGAACAGATCATGATCGGCGACGGCATCGTCATCACGGTTCTGGAAGGCCGCGGCGACGGTGTCCGGATAGGCATCGAGGCACCCCGGGGCGTTCCGATCCAGCGCAAGGAAGTCATCGAGGCCATTGCCGCCGCCAACCTTGCCGCGGCAGAGGCCGGAGCGGGCTCCGGCCCGGATGCCGAGGACGCCCTGCGCGGACTGTTGCCCCCTGCCCCCGCCGGCAGCTCCGACTGA
- the flgN gene encoding flagellar export chaperone FlgN, with protein MGASDLSAALWQERRELELLLFRLETQRLHLLAGNLQWLSFTASEVENVLDRLRFEALARSVESAAVAAEWGLPAQATLVELIAGAPAGTWAEILREHRAGLRNLLGQLSAAASTGQQLLRNLNPPGSSGASPVGVAGPGPGADTAETLDQLTVAANIERARNILRRTSQPMLDQYLDGELGQ; from the coding sequence ATGGGTGCGAGTGATCTTTCGGCGGCTCTTTGGCAGGAGCGCCGCGAGCTGGAACTGCTCCTGTTCAGGCTCGAGACACAACGGTTGCACCTCCTGGCCGGGAACCTTCAATGGCTCAGCTTTACCGCCTCCGAAGTCGAAAACGTCCTGGACCGCCTGCGCTTTGAAGCCCTGGCCCGGAGCGTCGAGTCGGCGGCCGTGGCGGCGGAATGGGGACTTCCCGCCCAGGCCACGCTGGTCGAACTGATCGCGGGAGCACCGGCCGGCACCTGGGCGGAAATCCTGCGGGAGCATCGGGCCGGGCTCCGGAATTTGCTCGGCCAGCTCAGTGCCGCGGCGAGCACCGGCCAACAGCTCCTGCGGAACTTGAATCCGCCGGGATCATCAGGGGCGTCCCCAGTTGGGGTGGCCGGCCCGGGACCCGGCGCCGATACAGCGGAGACTCTCGACCAGCTCACCGTGGCTGCCAACATCGAGCGGGCCCGGAACATTCTGCGACGGACCTCGCAGCCAATGCTGGACCAGTATCTCGACGGCGAACTGGGCCAGTAA
- a CDS encoding sigma-70 family RNA polymerase sigma factor gives MNRAERNEMVTQHLPLVGYLVSDLCSKASHLSRDDLASAGAIALITSADSFDPDLGVPFGAFARRRILGAFADEMRASDWATRSARRRIKETMSVQETLAAALGRTPTVDEIASALGVQQSVVEAALADASRTLTPLDEAVVDTLAAETLTPEHSVLADERLQYLRAAVTSLPERMRYVVEEIYFGDRTVKELAAELGSTHAAVSQQRSEAIRLMRDGLTAHYSDEPGQSFEPQSRITPRRRNDYLSQLAEATTGGITRAIFPAASMLNEAV, from the coding sequence TTGAATCGCGCGGAACGCAACGAGATGGTCACACAGCACCTTCCGCTGGTGGGCTACCTCGTTTCAGATTTGTGCTCGAAAGCGTCACACCTTTCCCGCGACGACCTGGCGTCAGCGGGCGCCATCGCCCTGATTACCTCCGCCGACTCCTTTGACCCGGATCTCGGCGTGCCGTTCGGAGCCTTTGCCCGCCGTCGCATCCTCGGCGCGTTCGCGGACGAAATGCGGGCCAGCGACTGGGCCACCCGCTCGGCGCGGCGCCGGATCAAGGAAACCATGTCCGTGCAGGAAACCCTGGCGGCCGCGTTGGGACGCACTCCCACTGTTGACGAGATCGCCTCGGCCCTCGGGGTGCAGCAGAGCGTCGTCGAGGCCGCCCTGGCCGACGCGTCCCGCACCTTGACGCCCCTTGATGAAGCAGTCGTCGACACGCTGGCAGCGGAGACACTGACCCCCGAACACTCCGTACTCGCGGACGAACGGCTGCAATACCTCCGCGCGGCTGTGACATCGCTGCCGGAACGGATGCGCTACGTGGTGGAGGAGATCTACTTCGGCGACAGGACCGTAAAGGAACTCGCCGCGGAACTCGGCTCCACCCACGCGGCAGTGTCTCAGCAGCGTTCCGAAGCCATCCGCCTGATGCGCGACGGACTCACGGCACACTACTCGGACGAACCCGGGCAGAGCTTCGAGCCGCAATCCCGGATCACACCCAGGCGCCGGAATGACTACTTGTCCCAGCTGGCCGAGGCAACCACCGGCGGCATCACCCGCGCCATCTTCCCCGCGGCATCCATGCTCAACGAAGCGGTCTAG